A single genomic interval of Methylobacterium bullatum harbors:
- the feaR_2 gene encoding Transcriptional activator FeaR: protein MSDILCDRFIAPTDPALLAQSWCSHLAPIFEAELASDADLASPIALTTYHFGEALIGSVTAPAQRLKRSARTIARQGVDHILIQFYTAGRSRMGAARRSVEIKASQLVVFDLTQPIVSEAGPVSATNVMLPRKLLGDQIATIENLHGQPLDYCSAPVRHLSYTYLSGLVASAASTEAHQLRYLSSAAADLCAACFQPDANQAPALDRLNKVAICQFIEQELASESFGIDALILRFGLSRATLYRLFEHEGGVASHIRERRLLRAMKLLGAAGGRPRISSVAYATGFSDEKTFSRAFRRRFGFLPSEAVAERSLAHGGHDSAPVLLGWMRSLSA, encoded by the coding sequence GTGTCTGACATTCTCTGCGACCGTTTCATCGCTCCCACCGATCCAGCTCTGCTGGCTCAGTCCTGGTGCAGCCATCTCGCGCCGATCTTCGAGGCCGAGCTCGCGTCGGATGCCGACCTGGCCTCCCCGATCGCCCTGACCACGTATCATTTCGGGGAAGCCCTGATCGGCTCCGTGACTGCGCCGGCCCAGCGCCTGAAGCGCTCGGCCCGGACCATCGCCCGGCAGGGCGTCGACCACATCCTGATCCAGTTCTACACCGCCGGCAGAAGCCGGATGGGCGCCGCCCGACGCTCGGTGGAGATCAAGGCTTCCCAGCTCGTGGTCTTCGACCTCACCCAGCCGATCGTCAGCGAGGCCGGGCCGGTCTCGGCCACCAACGTGATGCTGCCGCGCAAGCTCCTCGGCGACCAGATCGCCACCATCGAGAATTTGCACGGGCAACCCCTCGATTATTGCTCGGCCCCCGTGCGGCACCTCTCCTACACCTACCTGTCCGGCCTCGTGGCCAGCGCCGCCTCCACCGAGGCGCACCAGCTGCGCTACCTGTCGAGTGCCGCGGCCGATCTCTGCGCCGCCTGCTTCCAGCCCGACGCGAACCAGGCGCCGGCCCTGGACCGGCTCAACAAGGTCGCCATCTGCCAGTTCATCGAGCAGGAACTGGCCTCGGAATCCTTCGGGATCGACGCGTTGATCCTTCGGTTCGGGCTCTCGCGGGCCACCCTCTACCGGCTCTTCGAGCATGAGGGCGGGGTCGCCAGCCACATCCGCGAGCGACGCCTGCTGCGGGCGATGAAACTCCTCGGCGCGGCGGGCGGGCGCCCACGCATTTCGTCGGTCGCCTACGCCACGGGCTTCTCCGACGAGAAGACCTTCAGCCGCGCCTTTCGCAGGCGGTTCGGATTCCTTCCGAGCGAGGCCGTGGCGGAGCGGTCGCTCGCGCATGGGGGCCACGACAGCGCCCCGGTGCTCCTCGGCTGGATGCGAAGCCTGAGCGCCTGA
- the artM_2 gene encoding Arginine transport ATP-binding protein ArtM: protein MLKVPTADAPIIQLLDVHKSFGEAEVLKGISFDVRRGEVVCIIGPSGSGKSTLIRCINALVPVTSGTIRVDGIEVVDPKLDKLALRRKVGMVFQQYNLFPHKTALENVMMAPIHVLGQDRREVEARARALLAKVRLAGKEAAYPGEMSGGQQQRVAIARSLAMRPDVMLFDEVTAALDPETVKEVLVTIRELAEEGMTCLLVTHEMNFAREVADHVYFTDRGVIVEHGPPETLFSSAVDPRTRRFLSQVL from the coding sequence ATGCTGAAGGTCCCGACCGCCGATGCGCCGATCATCCAGCTGCTCGACGTGCACAAGTCCTTCGGCGAGGCCGAGGTTCTCAAGGGCATCAGCTTCGACGTGCGTCGGGGTGAGGTCGTCTGCATCATCGGCCCGTCGGGATCGGGCAAGTCGACGCTGATCCGCTGCATCAACGCCCTCGTTCCGGTCACGTCCGGCACCATCCGGGTCGACGGGATCGAAGTGGTCGACCCGAAGCTCGACAAGCTGGCCTTGCGACGCAAGGTCGGCATGGTGTTCCAGCAGTACAACCTGTTCCCGCACAAGACGGCGTTGGAGAACGTCATGATGGCGCCCATCCACGTGCTCGGCCAGGACAGGCGGGAGGTCGAGGCCCGGGCACGGGCGCTCCTTGCCAAGGTGCGCCTCGCCGGCAAGGAGGCGGCCTATCCCGGCGAGATGTCGGGCGGGCAGCAGCAGCGCGTGGCCATCGCCCGCTCGCTCGCGATGCGGCCGGACGTGATGCTGTTCGACGAGGTCACAGCCGCCCTCGATCCCGAGACGGTCAAGGAGGTGCTGGTCACCATCCGCGAGTTAGCCGAGGAGGGCATGACCTGCCTCCTCGTCACCCACGAGATGAACTTCGCGCGCGAGGTCGCCGACCACGTCTACTTCACCGATCGCGGTGTCATCGTCGAGCACGGGCCGCCCGAGACTCTGTTCTCGTCCGCCGTCGATCCGCGCACGCGACGGTTTCTGTCCCAGGTTCTTTAG
- the tcyB gene encoding L-cystine transport system permease protein TcyB yields MRAPEPPASDLPVLLPFRVSRTRTRFTLRPAQGWFLGAWLAGLVLVVPAFAQGPDAVLSPLQVVLRWAPLLLTGFAFNVAISLVAMLLGTGAGLGLGLALVSEGPFLRRIAWGVTQFFRNVPWLVLLFFVMFLVPFQVTVLGLRVPLPDWVKATVGFALPVMANVAEIVRGAVRSVPATQWEAAESLAFTRRQTLFRIILPQCLKRMLPPWMNVYALIAMATVQASIVGVTEMLTLTAQVHAAEGGRPELFAPLYGFALLCFFLYCYPIDRLTARLERRFETA; encoded by the coding sequence GTGAGGGCGCCGGAGCCGCCTGCAAGCGACCTGCCGGTCCTGCTGCCGTTCCGGGTTTCGCGCACGCGGACCCGGTTCACCCTTCGCCCGGCTCAAGGGTGGTTTCTCGGGGCGTGGCTCGCCGGCCTCGTCCTCGTGGTGCCGGCCTTCGCGCAAGGGCCGGACGCCGTGCTGTCGCCGCTCCAGGTCGTCCTGCGCTGGGCGCCGCTGCTGCTGACGGGCTTCGCCTTCAACGTCGCGATCTCGCTCGTGGCGATGCTCCTCGGCACGGGGGCGGGTCTCGGGCTGGGGCTCGCCCTGGTGAGCGAGGGGCCGTTCCTGCGTCGCATCGCCTGGGGCGTGACACAGTTCTTCCGCAACGTGCCGTGGCTGGTGCTGCTGTTCTTCGTGATGTTTCTCGTGCCGTTTCAGGTCACAGTGCTGGGCCTGCGCGTGCCGCTGCCCGACTGGGTCAAGGCGACGGTGGGATTCGCGCTGCCGGTGATGGCCAACGTCGCCGAGATCGTGCGCGGCGCCGTGCGCTCAGTGCCGGCTACCCAATGGGAGGCGGCCGAATCCCTGGCCTTCACCCGGCGCCAGACACTGTTCCGCATCATCCTGCCCCAATGCCTCAAGCGGATGCTGCCACCGTGGATGAACGTCTACGCCCTGATCGCCATGGCAACGGTGCAGGCCTCCATCGTCGGTGTCACCGAAATGCTGACATTGACGGCGCAGGTTCACGCCGCCGAAGGCGGGCGGCCCGAGCTGTTCGCCCCCCTCTACGGCTTCGCCCTGCTGTGCTTCTTTCTCTACTGCTACCCGATCGACCGGCTGACCGCGCGCCTGGAGCGGCGCTTCGAGACGGCATGA
- the nicR gene encoding HTH-type transcriptional repressor NicR, with protein MDESGLAEADAAPSPEALQPLGTPWLLPERPGFLIRRLHQIHVSLFSERCGAFRVTPLQYSLLSLLAERKEADQTTLANAVALDRTTTTGAIKRLELRGFVERSASPTDRRSQRCRLTQAGRDLLGQMETAARQAHDATLETLSETEQATLIRLMKKITAAHQQRRGGDELLE; from the coding sequence ATGGACGAGAGTGGGCTGGCTGAAGCGGATGCGGCGCCCTCACCGGAGGCTCTTCAGCCCCTCGGAACGCCTTGGCTCCTGCCGGAACGGCCGGGTTTTCTGATACGGAGGCTGCATCAGATCCATGTCAGCCTATTTTCAGAGCGTTGTGGTGCTTTTCGCGTCACCCCCCTGCAATACAGCCTGCTCTCTTTGCTGGCAGAACGGAAAGAAGCCGACCAGACAACATTGGCCAATGCGGTCGCCCTCGACAGGACGACGACGACCGGCGCCATCAAACGCCTGGAACTACGCGGATTCGTCGAACGCTCTGCTTCGCCGACCGACCGACGCTCTCAACGTTGCCGCCTGACCCAGGCCGGCCGCGACCTGCTGGGCCAAATGGAGACGGCCGCACGACAAGCCCACGACGCTACGCTCGAAACCCTCTCGGAGACGGAGCAAGCGACCTTGATCCGCCTCATGAAGAAAATCACCGCTGCCCACCAACAGCGGCGGGGCGGGGATGAGTTGCTCGAGTGA
- the hisM gene encoding Histidine transport system permease protein HisM, which yields MDAVPNWFRTLYDTTGFNFTVFYDPYDWDRYVNGLKTTLLLAVTTILASLVIGAVGALLQGGPSRLMRGFVNGFVVVFRNTPPLVQIFFFYFGLGTLLPATQTADGFRVPILDNVQWAIVSLALFAGAFNVEIFRSGIEAVPRTTIEAAEALGYTRLKAYLYIVLPLALRVCLPALNNNLINLLKTTTLAYAIAVPETLYAVKQIWSESQNVLEMMIVLLATYAVLVGVLVWIMHRWERALRIPGYSR from the coding sequence ATGGACGCCGTCCCAAACTGGTTCCGGACCCTTTACGACACGACGGGCTTCAACTTCACGGTCTTCTACGACCCCTATGATTGGGACCGCTACGTCAACGGCCTGAAGACGACCCTGCTGCTGGCGGTGACGACGATCCTGGCGAGCCTCGTCATCGGCGCAGTCGGGGCACTCCTCCAGGGCGGCCCGTCGCGGCTCATGCGCGGATTCGTCAACGGCTTCGTTGTGGTGTTCCGCAACACGCCGCCCCTGGTGCAGATCTTCTTCTTCTACTTTGGGCTGGGCACCCTGCTGCCGGCCACCCAGACCGCAGACGGGTTCCGCGTGCCGATCCTCGACAACGTGCAATGGGCCATCGTCTCGCTGGCCCTGTTCGCCGGCGCCTTCAACGTCGAAATCTTCCGCTCGGGAATCGAAGCGGTGCCGCGCACCACCATCGAGGCGGCCGAGGCCCTCGGCTATACCCGCCTGAAGGCTTACCTCTACATCGTGCTGCCGCTCGCGCTCCGCGTCTGCCTGCCGGCCCTCAACAACAACCTCATCAACCTCCTCAAGACCACCACCCTGGCCTACGCCATCGCGGTGCCCGAGACGCTCTATGCGGTGAAGCAGATCTGGTCGGAATCGCAGAACGTGCTCGAGATGATGATCGTGCTGCTCGCCACCTACGCGGTCCTCGTCGGCGTCCTCGTCTGGATCATGCATCGCTGGGAGCGGGCCTTGCGGATCCCGGGCTACAGCCGGTGA
- the soxA_2 gene encoding Monomeric sarcosine oxidase encodes MEDRFDIAVVGLGAMGSAALYQLGLRGAKAVGFDRFAPPHALGSSHGESRITRQAVGEGRDYVPFALASHRIWRTLEAETGETLLTACGALVMGPGSGDTSHHGKPDFVGRSIDAARAFAIPHDVLDGGEVARRFPQFLNLGGDERAYYEPGGGYVRPERCIAAQLRRAGELGADIRTGRTVLSILQGPGGVRIETENGVVLADQVVVLAGAWTAPLLGAPFTELLTVSRQLLHWYALDDASAYGSESPVFIWMHGSGDSDYLYGFPPLPGEIQVKVATEQYETATRAEAFDRAVSPEESAAMYRHHVAGRLAGATGRVTKAAACLYTVTPDRGFIIDRHPRMDRVLVVSACSGHGFKHSAGIGEAVANEMVQASGRIDLAPYSLGRFGRSPQ; translated from the coding sequence ATGGAAGACCGTTTTGACATCGCCGTCGTCGGCCTTGGCGCCATGGGAAGCGCGGCCCTCTATCAACTGGGGCTGCGGGGCGCGAAAGCGGTCGGCTTCGATCGCTTCGCCCCGCCCCATGCCCTGGGGTCGAGTCACGGTGAGAGCCGCATCACCCGGCAGGCCGTCGGGGAGGGCCGCGACTACGTCCCTTTCGCCCTGGCGTCGCACCGGATCTGGCGAACCCTGGAGGCGGAGACCGGCGAGACGCTGCTGACGGCATGCGGCGCCTTGGTGATGGGACCGGGCAGCGGTGACACCTCCCATCACGGCAAACCGGATTTCGTCGGGCGTTCGATCGATGCCGCGCGGGCCTTCGCGATCCCGCACGACGTCCTCGACGGAGGCGAGGTCGCGCGCCGCTTCCCGCAATTCCTAAATCTCGGCGGCGACGAGAGGGCCTATTACGAGCCGGGTGGCGGCTATGTGCGCCCCGAGCGCTGCATCGCTGCGCAGCTGCGACGGGCCGGCGAGCTCGGCGCCGACATCCGCACCGGGAGGACGGTGCTGTCGATCCTCCAGGGGCCGGGCGGGGTCCGCATCGAGACCGAAAACGGCGTCGTCCTAGCCGATCAGGTGGTGGTCTTGGCCGGGGCCTGGACCGCGCCTCTTCTCGGCGCGCCGTTCACGGAACTGCTCACGGTCAGCCGCCAACTCCTGCACTGGTACGCCCTCGACGACGCCTCGGCCTACGGCTCCGAGTCGCCGGTCTTCATCTGGATGCACGGTTCCGGCGACTCGGACTACCTCTACGGCTTCCCGCCCCTGCCGGGGGAGATCCAGGTCAAGGTCGCCACCGAACAATACGAGACCGCCACGCGGGCCGAGGCCTTTGACCGCGCCGTGAGCCCCGAGGAATCCGCCGCCATGTACCGGCACCACGTGGCGGGCCGGCTCGCCGGCGCGACGGGGCGAGTGACCAAGGCCGCCGCCTGCCTCTACACCGTGACCCCCGACCGCGGCTTCATCATCGACCGCCATCCGCGGATGGACCGGGTTCTCGTCGTCTCGGCCTGTTCGGGGCACGGCTTCAAGCACTCCGCCGGGATCGGCGAGGCCGTGGCGAACGAGATGGTGCAGGCCAGCGGGCGGATCGATCTTGCCCCGTATTCGCTCGGACGGTTCGGCAGATCCCCCCAGTGA
- the glnH gene encoding ABC transporter glutamine-binding protein GlnH — protein MRKPTMAFLGSGLLAAATLLSASLATAADGIEAIKQRGTLIVGVKADYRPFGFRDPSGAIIGLEPDLAADVARRLGVKLELVPVVSSNRIEFLQQGKVDLLIATLSDKPERRRVVQAIDPQYYSDFVNVMLPKKAGITDWAQLKGKPLCATSGAWYNKDVARTYGAEIVAFDGSEKPLFALKQGNCLGYVYDQSMLQGKLLDADWKADYALPLKGILDAPWMMAVAPGNGSLQTMMEATTKDWMKSGFIVEEEKKWGIEPTEYSKAMHEKYKNATN, from the coding sequence ATGCGCAAGCCGACAATGGCGTTCCTCGGCTCCGGTCTGCTTGCAGCGGCAACATTGCTTTCAGCCTCCTTGGCAACGGCTGCGGATGGGATTGAGGCGATCAAGCAGCGCGGGACGCTCATCGTCGGCGTGAAGGCGGATTACCGTCCTTTCGGCTTCCGCGATCCGAGCGGAGCGATCATCGGGCTGGAACCGGATCTCGCCGCCGACGTCGCCAGGCGCCTCGGCGTGAAGCTCGAACTCGTGCCGGTGGTCTCTTCCAACCGGATCGAGTTCCTGCAGCAGGGCAAGGTCGATCTCCTGATCGCCACCCTCTCGGACAAGCCGGAGCGCCGCCGCGTGGTGCAGGCCATCGACCCGCAATACTATTCCGACTTCGTCAACGTGATGCTGCCCAAGAAGGCCGGCATCACCGACTGGGCGCAGCTGAAGGGCAAGCCCCTCTGCGCCACCTCGGGCGCCTGGTACAACAAGGACGTGGCCCGGACCTACGGCGCGGAGATCGTCGCCTTCGACGGCTCCGAGAAGCCGCTCTTCGCGCTCAAGCAGGGCAACTGCCTCGGCTACGTCTACGATCAGAGCATGCTGCAGGGGAAGCTCCTCGACGCCGACTGGAAGGCGGATTACGCCTTGCCGCTGAAGGGTATCCTCGACGCCCCCTGGATGATGGCGGTGGCGCCCGGCAACGGCTCCCTCCAGACCATGATGGAGGCTACGACGAAGGACTGGATGAAGTCCGGCTTCATCGTCGAGGAGGAGAAGAAGTGGGGCATCGAGCCGACTGAATACTCGAAGGCGATGCACGAGAAATACAAGAACGCGACCAACTGA
- the flbT_2 gene encoding flagellum biosynthesis repressor protein FlbT, producing the protein MALRLDLKPYEGFLINGALIRNGSRRSDFLIETHCKFLRESEVIKESEADTPAKMLCVTLQMLYLADDPAEAEDLFARQATEIMRANPALAPHLLAIHDAIADRRYHGAIKLGRALVTAERSFAEAA; encoded by the coding sequence ATGGCCCTGCGCCTCGACCTCAAGCCCTACGAGGGTTTTCTCATCAACGGCGCGCTCATCCGCAACGGATCGCGGCGCTCCGACTTCCTCATCGAGACCCACTGCAAGTTCCTGCGCGAATCCGAGGTCATCAAGGAGAGCGAGGCCGACACGCCCGCGAAGATGCTCTGCGTCACCCTGCAGATGCTCTACCTCGCCGACGACCCGGCCGAGGCCGAGGATCTCTTCGCCCGCCAGGCCACAGAGATCATGCGGGCGAACCCGGCGCTCGCCCCCCACCTTCTCGCGATCCACGATGCGATCGCGGACCGCCGCTACCATGGGGCGATCAAGCTGGGCCGCGCCCTCGTGACCGCCGAGCGAAGCTTCGCCGAGGCCGCGTGA
- a CDS encoding Deacetylase → MDGGRYDTLLRGGRVICPVSGIDGIKDVAIRDGRIAAVEDHIVPSASTEVVNVQGKLVLPGMIDTHGHVYQYVTGRFGLPPDMVGVRSGVTTVIDQGGASCMTLPGFRHFIAEKAETRIYAFLSAYLVGGLEGHFYPNLYSPDGVDIDATVKSAVENRDLVRGIKGHAEIGGFARWGIKVMEMAAEISRRADLPLYVHFGQLWGLPESGANGEDANTIMERVIPLLRPGDFLAHPFTRHPGGFINEEGVVHPIIRAAMDAGLRVDVGHGSHFSYRVARASLPAGVVPYTLGADMHGYNTEVPRPAGTPDEHHDDENHPFLGQARFSLTQAMSSMMALGLSLEQVVPMVTKHPAEMLGLSDRIGALTPGFAADVSVLHDHRGRFLLRDNEDTQVIAQRLLQPAFCLRAGKRFDADSPILPSAIAA, encoded by the coding sequence ATGGACGGTGGTCGCTACGACACGCTGCTGCGCGGCGGACGGGTCATCTGCCCGGTCTCCGGCATCGACGGCATCAAGGACGTCGCCATCCGTGACGGGCGGATCGCCGCTGTCGAGGACCATATCGTCCCCTCCGCCTCGACCGAGGTGGTGAACGTCCAGGGCAAGCTCGTCCTGCCGGGGATGATCGACACACACGGGCACGTCTACCAATACGTCACCGGCCGGTTCGGCCTGCCGCCGGACATGGTCGGCGTGCGCTCGGGCGTGACCACGGTGATCGACCAGGGCGGCGCGTCCTGCATGACCCTGCCGGGCTTCCGCCACTTCATTGCAGAGAAGGCCGAAACCCGGATCTACGCGTTCCTTTCCGCCTATCTGGTGGGCGGCCTCGAAGGGCATTTCTACCCGAATCTCTACAGCCCGGACGGGGTCGACATTGACGCCACGGTGAAGTCGGCCGTGGAGAATCGTGACCTCGTGCGCGGCATCAAGGGCCATGCGGAGATCGGGGGCTTTGCCCGCTGGGGCATCAAGGTGATGGAGATGGCGGCCGAGATCAGCCGCCGGGCCGACCTGCCGCTCTACGTGCATTTCGGCCAGCTCTGGGGCCTGCCCGAGAGCGGTGCCAACGGCGAGGATGCCAACACCATCATGGAGCGGGTGATCCCGCTGCTGCGCCCTGGGGATTTCCTCGCCCACCCGTTCACCCGCCATCCCGGCGGCTTCATCAACGAGGAGGGAGTGGTCCACCCGATCATCCGGGCGGCGATGGATGCGGGCCTCCGGGTGGATGTCGGGCACGGCAGCCACTTCTCCTACCGGGTCGCCCGCGCCTCCCTGCCGGCGGGCGTCGTGCCCTACACGTTGGGCGCCGACATGCACGGCTACAACACCGAGGTGCCGCGGCCGGCGGGCACGCCCGACGAACACCATGACGACGAGAACCACCCCTTCCTGGGCCAGGCCCGCTTCAGCCTGACCCAGGCGATGAGTTCGATGATGGCTCTGGGCCTCAGCCTCGAACAGGTTGTCCCCATGGTGACGAAGCATCCGGCCGAGATGCTGGGCCTCTCCGACCGGATCGGCGCCCTGACGCCGGGTTTCGCCGCCGACGTCTCGGTGCTCCACGACCATCGCGGTCGCTTCCTGCTTCGGGACAACGAGGACACCCAGGTCATCGCCCAGCGCCTGCTGCAGCCGGCCTTCTGCCTGCGCGCTGGCAAGCGCTTCGACGCCGACTCGCCGATCCTGCCCAGCGCCATCGCGGCCTGA